From the genome of Magnolia sinica isolate HGM2019 chromosome 12, MsV1, whole genome shotgun sequence:
TTAAAGGTTCTGACTATCCGGATCAtttccacctccgatcgggccttcttgggtccatctttgccatgaaaatgtccgcgacccactctgcATTAtttaagatgatgattggacctatttcatttgattgatttggattgtccattttcaATGCCATTGACCAGATGCTTAGGATAATATGATTTGTGTAATTTTTGCCCCATTGCTCATCCTTAGTTGTATAAAAGAATGGACAGTTCAAATTGATAATTGGGTATCTTACAtgtcatttaaaaggtttggagATGACATTTATGGAGAGCATTTCTAGACCATGCCGGTGCAAGCTATGTCGATTTAAGCTATGTCGATTTCAAAGAGGTGATTCTGCTGTGGATTGAACCTAGAATCTCTGGTTTTGCTACTCATGTAGTATCTTGAAAAGTTTTTAGATGTCGTATGCGGCGCCAAAGAGTCATTGCTAACATCCTGATGAAGGTGTGATGTTAGCAAAACCCTTTGTATTTCAAACATTCAGTATTTCTGAACAATCTGAAAATTTGTTCTAGTCTTTGATAAGGTCATCCGAGTTTTTGACTCGGTTGAGTTCTGTTCTTAAACTATCCTCTCAATGCTGCAAATTCCATCTTAAATTATGTTTTATGGGCACAATCTGCCAACATAAGACTCTTATACAGAAATTTACAGAATCTAAATACTTGAATATGAAATTCAAATAGAATTGGTATTGGAAAACATTATTTTAGTAAAAGAATTACATCATAGAACTCCAAATTCCATTCAACATCCTCCGAAATCGATTCTCAGACAACTTCCTAATAATTCTCTTTGCGTCTGTAACTTCAGCTTCTGCAAGTTTTTCCAAGTACTTGATGCATCCAGAAGCTATGATTTTTCTCTTTACAATCTCACTGTCTGTCAATGACATTATCAATGAAAGCAAGATTTTATTGTGACCTGATTTTTCTTCTTTCGAATCAAGCAATTCCAGGACACGAACGATGTTTGAATCTTCTTGAATGAATTTCTTCCGGTTCTTCGGAATTGAAATTATACCCAAAAGTGCTTCCGCCGACATTTCTCGAATGGCTAGAGATTTAGCATCGAGCAATTGTACAAGCTCCGGCATGAAACCCATTTTCCCCATCACCTTTTTAGTCTCTACTGATATCCCACAGAACCGAAATGCCGTTTTCAATGCCGATTCTTGGATGGCAACATCACCCTTTCGGATGAAAAACAGAACACGGTTGAGAAATTCAGAACCCATCAATACTTTCACAGAATTAGGAGACAAGAAACAGAGTGCATCTATTGTTCGCAACGCAACTTCTCTTGATTTCGACGAGAGTGAAGACATTGGATCCAATACCCGAATCAAGGACTGAATTCCACCTTCTCTTATGATCATCTGCCGAATGGTTTCATCTCCAGAAGCAATTTCTTGGAGGAATTCAATTGCATGAATCTGAGAAACCTCGTCGTTCGATCTTGAAAGTCCAACAAATGTTGAAATCGCACCTTCTTCAATCATGAATCTTTTAATCTCATCCACACCGGCAAGatttctcaaaaccccacaagcAGAACTAATCAGCCTATCGTGGCTGTTACTGTTACATATCTTTAACAGAGCAGTTATGCCGCCATGGGCTGAAACCAACCATACATTGTCTGAATTCTCAGTCAGCTTCTGTAATGCAGCTGTAGCTCTTTCTTTACTCACATCACTTCCTATCTCAAGAACCCAAATCAACGGCGCAAAAACACCCGCCTCCACAAGTGCACCTTTGTAATTATCAAAACCCGCGATCATCGAGACAGCGCATGTGGATTCTTCTTGGATTTCCACATCCacaaattcaagaaaattcaccAAAAGCCGAACAATCTCACCTGTTTCGACGATGGTCTTCGTATACTTCTCATCCTCTCCAAGAATTTCATTCAAGGCTATCAACGCCTCTAATTTCATCTTTGAGTTTCCAATCTTTAGCCTTGTCAACAAATTCCCAACGTAGAATTTCATGTCGGCAAGACCCGCTCCAGGGATCGGCCTTGATACGACAATAGCATGAGCTTGTGTTAGGATACCAGAACTGTAAATTCCATTGAGGTCTTTGAGACTGCATTCAAATTTCACCAAGACGCCGTCTAGCTCGCTCTGCATCAGTAGCTTGCCACTGTAGGACAGCTCGGTGCAGCGACGGGCTAGATTACGGCATTCCAACGCGGTGACTAGTATGGATTGAATTACAGCTGGGAGTGGTGTATCTTCCAAGGAGCTGCAACTGTCAGTGGCAGCCATTAGAATGGAATTCAACTTCTCGAGCTTGTTTCGGATCAATTGCCATTTGGTGGAGAAGACTCTGATCGAATGTGAGATACATATCAGCGATGAGATGAGCTCGACCGCTCTCTGGAGGTTGGATTCTCCATTGGGAAATTCCAGCGAATACGACCCATCCGGCGCCACTGCTTCACCTTCTTTCATTGCTTGTTTTTCATAGGTCAGTGGAGAAAGTGAGAGAATGGGTGCTGGGGAGTAATGGGTGTGTCATTTTCCAGCGagttgggtcagattccgacAATGTGTCAATGAGAATTCCGGCGAATTCTAATACTCCGGCGCCAGTGCTTCCCTTTCACTGGGTTTTCATGGGTTAGTGGAGGGAATGAGAGAATGTGGAGGGAGTATTAATAGGTGTGTGATTTTCCGGCGAGTTGGGTCAGATTCCGGCGAGGTGTGAATGGGAATTCCGGCTGGGGGTCAGAATTTGGGATGAATGGGAGTAAATGATTTCCAATCCATGTATGGGTTTCTCTATGTATACGCAGCTATATTCATTTCAAGTTAAATGAATCTGAATTTGCTGGAATTTACAGTATTGACCTTTGGTTGGGTGAGTAACGGTTGTGGGTCAATGAGATGGTAGGAGGGCATTTTGGTCAATGTGGAGTTTGAGGGTAGTTTGGTCAGCAGGATGGAATTTATGAACGGACGGATGATGGTGCGTGAGAGCTACGGTATTTCACGTAGGGACAAGGATTTCAAAGTAGGAAGCCCGTGCACCAAaatactgtggggtccacctgtgatgtgtgggtcacatccaacctgtctatCATTTACACCAGGTCTTGTTAGGACGTGTGCCCAGAAATCACgccatcaaaaactcaagtgggccacaccataggggaCTCCCACCCctgaaggaaacggattggctactccccctgccaccagccaaaaTGGCTGATGGTAggtggtctgtgggacccacaaaaatgtgtgtgtttcatccatgccgtccatatatttttccagatcattttatggtatgagacgaaaaatgaggtatatctaaatctcaagtggaccacgttataagaaacagtgttgaatgagcgtagaccattagaaaccttttgggggccatagaagttttggatcaagctgatttttggtttttttcccttcatctgggtctttatgacttaatcaacatattagatgttaaataaacagtacagtgggccattggagaattttaattgtggatatccaatcattattgttttcccctaatgtggtccaccttagatttatatccctataagtTTTTGGGAAAAGccctaaaaatgatatttaaaaatggatgaacggaatggatgaaacacatacatcaaggtggggccacagagcaccgaccatcagccgcggcgctggtggcagggggagtagccaatccgtttccccactgAAATATTCTTCGTGGGCCCTGTGGTGTTGAAAACTTATCATACGTGATGTAAGTCTAGAATCTGAGCGGTatacgtgatgcagcaccccatgaaacgcCCAAGGCAtgacttttactttgatccaaaactttgaggAAACAATCtccttccttgatttgtatttctctttgcgatggcccactagagttttatatCAGGCTGAAACTTAGTCATGAAAGATTTCAAGGGgcaccgcatcacatggaccgtttagattccATGTCTATGACATGTTTGCAAAGGTGCACACAGGTGCTTTGGAAACACATGATACAGAGTGTAAGATTCGAACCATCCAGGTGCAATCACCACCCATGAAACTCTCAAAGCCCAACTTTTACCTTGGttcaaaactctagtggaccaTTGGAAAATGAAATAATCCCTTGATTTGCctttttcttttgccatggccctctaaagttttggatcaataagagTTGGGCTAGGGATGTTGCATTTGCATTACATGGATGGTTAATGTTTAGAGGAAAATAAATTCCTCACAAAACGTCTTTATTAGTGATGAGTTACATATAAACATATGTTTTACTATTTGTAATGACAATGGCACTAATTTATTACTAAGTAGTTAAATTTTAAATCAAGTAATTAGATTGCTGCAAATAATTAAATCATTAACAACAAATTAATATTTAAttgataaaaatttaaaattttcagtgACAAATTAACTTATAGGTAGATAAAatttatacatcacattggcatAGAGAGCCGTGACACCTTCAATGTAATCTGCGTCCGTCGTGGACTACTCTCAGAACGGCCCAACTCCCAATGCAAAAATGGTATATGATTCCAACGGTAGTTGaccaccattttttattttttatttttcaaaatagccAGGACTACTTAACTTCCTGATACGCACATGTGATGCTGTCCAGaccatccacattgtaagagacATGAGCATAACTCTAATATAACATTGAAACCTCAACCATCCAATAGGTGGTTGTCAAGCAGGGTCTATCAGTAAATagagaaatttcaaaatcataTTATAACTAGAACTCTTAAAATTCACAACTCTATTTATAGATgaccgtgatgtctactagtgtgcaaggcttttggctaaaaatagtaagtgtcttatttggtttcaccaagctattctcctaattattttaagcacttttcacggtgggcgcaactcttaaatcccaacggatgaagaattataatcaaactaaaacttactatttatagtaaaaacaaaattaaaataggaaaacgatcGTAGATCtgagggtatttcgcaaatccggcttgcacaacctagtaggttgggtggctaaagtaactcgtcctacttcaaaattatatattttacatccgataactcattttggattgcGAAATACACCTGATTTAAGGTCTAATAGTCTGGAttacttctatcgtcgaccgagCTTGTTctcatccatcttagccatgaaactgtctgcgctCTACATCAGTAAATTTTTcctgaaaaaaatgattttcttttaaataacatTCATATCATATTTATACGCGAGCCCATAATCTCAATAGTGTTGAAACAGAATATATCTACTACCGAGTCAGGAACTGGACTCAAAGATAGAAAAGACCCTTATTTTCTACCTTTATTGGTAGAGAGATGATCACACGAAGGGACCCTGTGTGCTGTCCCACCTGGCCACCTTATTCGGTTTTGTGAAATAGGTGGGTCAGACCACGAAGAATGTCCACcgtaaaaattaggcagatataAGTGTTTGGTGGACTCTAGGTTAATACTAATTGATTTTAAGTTAGAGTCATTATTATCTATACTCACACATGCATGTATCTTCTTTTGGACCTTAATCTTGACATGACAGCTTAATGACAGcattttcttaattttctttttctctaatcaTCCACCTACCGTGTTCATACACCTttttgtagctttttttttttttactaaataaatgattaaaatataacatttCTTTTTATACTTTTACCCTTGAAGCTCTCTCAAATTACAAGGTATATCTCTTTAACTAAAATGAGAGAATGCCTTGTGTTTTTAAGCTCCCAATAATTAATCATATATAATAAGTCATATATATTTTTGCCCATAATCTAACTACTAATAATCAAAATACCACTATCCTTAGTAAGAAAGCCTTGAGTGTAAGTGAGAAGCCTTCTTTTTCCGTCTTAGGTCTTCCTCATTCTCCATCCCAGCTGCTCTCCTCTCATATCTTTAGCCATATCCTTAGCTTAGCCATTTTATACATGTGTATGAGTAGGGCTAAGGTTATGGTTGAGATTGAAGAGCTCCAACCCTCTTTCATGGTAAGAGGAAGCATTGAGTTGGTTCTCTGGCTTGAAGAAGTGTTGATCATTCTTTAATTCTAGCCCATATCATTTATCATGGTCCTTAAATGCAATTAATTAAGATCTTTATAGAGTAAGATACCAGAGTTAGTGGTTTCAATTAAATTTCATAGCTCAGGGAACACTAAAGTTGTTCTCCTGCTTGAGGAAATTTTGGAGTTCTTCTTCACTCACATCTATGATTATACATTATTGGTActtattagaggtgggcatcgagccgagtcgagtcaaggtgggccaagctcggctcagctTGTCCATGCtctactcgagttcgagctcgagctcggcctcgatctcaacattgaagcttagcttgtttgccaaagctgtcgagtcgagtttgagtcgagctagtggttcgagtcgagtagagtttacctcgagtcgagctcaagcttgtTCTTCTAATTCCTTACATGTGGGGCTGTgttgatgatccaaactgttgatttaATAATCCTACAATGGATGGAGGATGATTTGAAATGCTTGGCAGATTGGAACCTTCCATCAATGACCTAAAACTTTCATAGTTAGGGAGATATGAAGGGttcagatttaatgaaatcaaagAGTTGATATCTTCTAATCTTGGTGATTTGCAGGTAATCTCCTGCCCaacgtgtggcccatctgatcaacAGCTTTGATCAGGCAATCAATCCAACATGGACAAAGTCTTGGCATCATCAAACCCAATAATTattctaaaagaagaagaaacagattTGGGCACTTACCTTGTCGAGATTGGGCACAGCCGCTCTGGTTCGCTCGACGAGATCGGGTGGTAGTGGTGGTCCAGTGGAGTGCTGGCCGTGCGGGCAGCGTGCTGGTcctagtggtggtggtggtccgatGTATTGCTGGTCGGGCGGGCGGGCGGCGAGCAGTGGCTAGGTGGGGTAGAGAAacagaagaaagggaaagggagaaAAGGAAAGGGCGTGCGGATAAAGCCAGCTGTAgggtttataatatatataatatatttaatataaatataatattatatatatataatatttaaattttaatacttATTACtaatcgagtcgagtcaggctcaagttcgagcttcgagtcgaatTGAGTTCAAGTCGAATCGAGTTAAAATGccccatggtcgaactcggctcgaactcaactcaagctacaaaaaattagcttgactcggcccgagtcaaccattcaagccgagtcaatccgagctaactcgagccgagtcgagcgagttatttGAGCTAGACCGATTCGCCCTGGTACTTATATCTCTAAGCTCTTAAACGCATTAGACATTGATTAATATTGGTTTTCTTATATTTCTTTACTTTACTACACTAGATTTATTCTTGTTTATACCCCTACTTGTACCTCTATTTCACTTTATTTGTTTTTAAAGCAATAATTTAGAGCTAAAAATGCTCATAATATCCAATCTCATAAATTGGATACTTTACATGTGTATGGGTAAAATAAGGGTGCCTAACGCCTTCCTCTCCCATAATTGAGGCAAAGAATAAGGGTGCCTAACGCCTTCCTCTCCCATAATTGAGGCCATTACTGCAGTCAGCAACATAGACCATATAGGGTTaatagatccaaaccattcatttcgACCCTTTCATTGTGGTTTTATTATCTCTATCATGAATTCCGATACTTTCGCCTAACCAGGACTCCATCAAACCTTTTTCATCTTTTGTCGCATATGCCGTTGGGTTTATTAGTCTATTCCATGTCCATTCATCCATCACTCATCAATAGTCTAATATGTTCAATCAAATTGACTTTTAAAAAAGATGGACAATCAAAGGGTGCCCACATTATAAATGGTCCAAATCAGCCATCAAGCCTTCTTTTTTATACGAACATTAGCTTCTTATTTTCCTaataatagattggatggttagaatcatttgATCAAGGTGATTTACAGGAGAGATGATAAACCAAATGCAGGTGCATGAACAATcctaaaaaattttcaatatgATCAATCAAGACCAACCATTTCTTCACCATTGATAAACAATTAAAGTCAGCAAACCAAATTTCAAGTTTTCATATGGTCTTTTATTTCTGCAGTTAAGCTTGTAGCTGCCAGCGAGATATGATTGGATTGAAGGCTGAAAAGTTTAGGTTTTGCCATGGCTTACAAACCTGACATTTAGGTCCTAGTGTTGCCAACTTCAATTTAGGCCCAGTCCGTGTAagtgatgaacggtccagatttcaAAGGCAAGGGCCTTAAATAGAAATATTGTTAAATCTAGGTCGATTCCAAAGTATTTATTTTCCTAGCGTGATCGAGTCCTTCTCATGGGCCTACATAGGAGCTGGATGGGCCCAATTCGGATTGCAGTAGTGCAACAAACGGCTCAGATATTTTGTTATCTTGGACTAAGGTGAATCAAACGGCTCTTGAATCTTGACCGTATAAATTGTATCCGTTCCTTAAAATTAGGATgaaattggatggttggattggtcgATTCTGAATGGGCCCATCTAAGGATGTTAACCAAACAGAGGATTAGCCAATTCCAGGCAATCCCGGATTCTCCAGTACTGGAAAGTCCTGCCGATTAACGAGCCTTTGGGAAGGAATGATCACGTGCGTTCCGATGATAGAGCTAGTTAGAACCCACTGCTATGTGGGagttccatccaacccgtccattagatgtatGTCCCCATGTTAGACCTAGATCCAAAAATCCAGATttatccataactcaggtggagAACACCAAAGGGATTAATGGGGACGTTAGGAGTTATCAGATGAAATGTGGAGTCCAtcgtattttttatatccatccaatccattcatcagtttcGTACTACCATAATGAAGATACATACACGAAATCAAACAATTttaataatcaggtgggccacacccatgaaTATACAGGTTTTAGTAGTGATTATACATTGCTCCTGCAGTGTGTTCCATCTGAGTTTTACATCGCGATGATTCTTGGGATTTACATTGAAAATGAGGCGActcaccagatgcacggtttggattcagGTGGGCCTGACGTATCTTGATCTCATACGTTGGAACGGATGTGATCATTCCCCGACAGTCGTGTGAATCCAACGTCTCAGAGTCTCAGTTCGTGCGACTTCAGTTAATATATTGTCCTACCGATAAAACCAACATCTCTGCAGTGAATGAGATTTTGCCACGTAAGGCATTTCCATGTGGACCTTGAAATTAGTGGTTCGGATTTTCATATCATGTGGATCTAGTTTCGCTTACAATAACGACATGAAAGAACTCCACGTGCCATACACATACATGACACACATGCCTACTTTCCACACGTGTATGGGATCCAGGACGTTCATTTGGTGGGGAATCTAAGCCAGGAATAtgatatggatggtttggattgaggcAAGCGTATGCCATGCATAGGACGTCTTCTATGCACGAGCATGACCGGTCATGCACCACCagtgccagagtatcaatgtaTTCTCTCCACCACATAACCCCTGGGAGCATATGAGCATTGGGTGTCTCTTTCGGTCAATCATGGAGCAAGCCACGTGGCTCACATTGCTGGAGGAATCTCAGCCGTTAAATATAGACAGCGTCATGCCTGGTGGGCCACGGTCTGAGAAAGATCAGCAATGGTCGAACCTTCTCCACACTTCTTAGAGTTAGTATACTGCGATAGTTCACCACCGTTTgagaatggtggtgactcatcctcgtTTCACGTGGCAGTCACGTTTggccatccagaccgttcaactagtggggctcaccgtggatggagcatatctccaTAGTTACACTGATAAAAGTCACTATCATCTTCACAATTGAATCTGGAATATGGATGGCCTTGATGGCAGTACAACCCCGGCACATTTCAGTTCAAGAGTCACCAACATTTTTACAATGGTGGTGAATGTACAAACTAAGAGTGTAGTGGTCACATGCGTTCGAACCGTGCTGATTATACACgttcgagctgtgtggggtccactcattatgtgtatgtagaatcaaaccgtgcatctggtgtGCTTCCTCACATGCTCTgtacatcccaaaaatcatccatatcaaAGGCTCAGGTGGGACGCACCACAGGTAGGAATGTACAATCATGCTTAAAACCTATATATATtcaccttttgtggcccacctaatttttggactGGCATGAATTTAACTGTCTCTTTATCTTTGTGAggtgcacctgatgaatggattggatgatataTACGGAACAATGTAGACCCCACACTCTATCTAGAATTTCTGAGATGGTCCCCTCCCCCATTTTTCTATTcgttgtggaccacctgagtgatGGATCAGGCCTGAATTTTGGAACTAATCCTAGCATTGGAGGGAACATCTAATGTACGGTCAAGATGGCACTCAACCATTACTATCGGTCCCACACAGCTTAACTTATGGTCGTCGCATGTCATCACTTCTTTCGTAATTTACATGCACTCGGCCTACAGCTAGGCATCAAGCAAGTCACCGTAGTTTGGCTAGTTTGTCAAATCTTTCAAGTGGAGCTCAAGTTCAGACGAGCTTCATCAACTTGAGTCCAGCCTACTCTTAACCTCACGCAACCTAACCCATATTAGACTCAACCCAACAATCGACTCAATATATCCACCTTACCCAACTAACCCAATCCATACTCGACCCAACTcttaaatcaaatattcaattaataatatatatatacaatattagatAGATCTATAAAAATGTCTTATTGTTAGTGCTAAGAGACTGAGCAAGTGGCTGAGTGCAAGCGGTATGGCTAAAACGAGATCATGAGATGTTGAGTTGAGGTCAGAAGAGTGGCCAAGtgaagagaaatagagagagaggggaCTGTGGAGTTCGGACACGATGTGTTAAGTAAGAAAGGAAAACGATAAGCAAGAAATGATTGAATAGAGGTTtaacttttaactttaaaaataataataatattattattattattatattatattataaatacatGTCATATAATTATATATTCGAATCGAGTCAAGCTGATCTGGAATTCAAGCTTCAAGTTGAGTTGATTTCGAGTCGAAGTCAAAATCCATTATAATTGAGCTCGGCTTATTTTCAAAACAAGTAGAGTCATATGAAGTTTGGCTTAGCTTGAATTATAGTTCGATCCGAGCTAAGTTGAGCTAGATCGAGCCGAGCCGATTGAGCTTATCGAGCTCCACGATATGTTTATGAGTTACCACCATATAAGAAATGGTGAAGCTACTCACAGGTGACCATAATCCCGTGATCTAATACGTCTTGACCAGCAGACTAGACAAAGAACATAGAAAGTGGGCAGTTCCTCATCCACCCAACACCACCCATCACCTACACGTGTCACAATCTTGAGATTCCAACCACAACCACCCAACTAGGTGTCGAAGataaaatggggcccactttgcttgTCACATTCTTCTGCACCCACATGTCAGTTTGAGGGATACATGGAGTTCTAGTAATCCaaagatctgtggggcccatcatgatgccagtataaaatccactccgtccatcagtcttATCAGATCCTGTTATGCTAAGAGTCCAAAAACCAGGCAgttccaacactcaagtgggccaaaccactggaaacagtggggatggaaacacTCACCATCGATACATTCCTGGAGCTTACATTGATGTTTGTAtcccatccaagccgttgataaggtGATTCtcccctggatgaagggaaagaaccaatataagcctgatccaaaacatttgtggggcccacgaaggtttcaatggtgatcgTTCAATCCACacggt
Proteins encoded in this window:
- the LOC131221885 gene encoding uncharacterized protein LOC131221885: MKEGEAVAPDGSYSLEFPNGESNLQRAVELISSLICISHSIRVFSTKWQLIRNKLEKLNSILMAATDSCSSLEDTPLPAVIQSILVTALECRNLARRCTELSYSGKLLMQSELDGVLVKFECSLKDLNGIYSSGILTQAHAIVVSRPIPGAGLADMKFYVGNLLTRLKIGNSKMKLEALIALNEILGEDEKYTKTIVETGEIVRLLVNFLEFVDVEIQEESTCAVSMIAGFDNYKGALVEAGVFAPLIWVLEIGSDVSKERATAALQKLTENSDNVWLVSAHGGITALLKICNSNSHDRLISSACGVLRNLAGVDEIKRFMIEEGAISTFVGLSRSNDEVSQIHAIEFLQEIASGDETIRQMIIREGGIQSLIRVLDPMSSLSSKSREVALRTIDALCFLSPNSVKVLMGSEFLNRVLFFIRKGDVAIQESALKTAFRFCGISVETKKVMGKMGFMPELVQLLDAKSLAIREMSAEALLGIISIPKNRKKFIQEDSNIVRVLELLDSKEEKSGHNKILLSLIMSLTDSEIVKRKIIASGCIKYLEKLAEAEVTDAKRIIRKLSENRFRRMLNGIWSSMM